The following are encoded in a window of Streptomyces sp. Go-475 genomic DNA:
- a CDS encoding metallophosphoesterase family protein — protein MVEGSMTQGAGQGPEVERTATLRDFRVPAYVHEAGPYVHSVHPGEIAPPPEETYPEGYTPTQRDLPVVNRGDTVQVTVDPETAAAPQTTGQGPLYVVGDVHGYLDELVAALQEKGLLDAAGNWCAGTARLWFLGDFTDRGPDGIGVIDLVMRLSAEAAAAGGYCKALMGNHELLLLGAKRFGDTPVNSGAGTATFQAAWLLNGGQKTDMDRLQDHHLQWMSRLDAVEEVDGHLLVHSDTTAYLDYGRSIEEVNDTVRETLTRNDADEVWDLFRKFTKRFSFRDEGGADAVRSLLDTYGGTRIVHGHSPIPYLVGEVGSEDDEDSGAPVIEGPHVYADGLAIAMDGGVTMAGKLLVQQLPLGT, from the coding sequence CCGGGTGCCCGCGTACGTCCACGAGGCCGGTCCGTACGTCCACAGCGTCCACCCCGGCGAGATCGCCCCGCCGCCCGAGGAGACCTACCCCGAGGGCTACACGCCGACCCAGCGCGACCTTCCCGTCGTCAACCGGGGCGACACTGTCCAGGTGACCGTCGACCCCGAGACCGCCGCCGCCCCGCAGACCACCGGGCAGGGTCCGCTGTACGTCGTGGGCGACGTGCACGGCTACCTCGACGAGCTGGTGGCCGCCCTGCAGGAGAAGGGCCTGCTCGACGCCGCGGGCAACTGGTGCGCGGGCACCGCCCGGCTGTGGTTCCTCGGCGACTTCACCGACCGCGGCCCGGACGGCATCGGCGTCATCGACCTGGTGATGCGGCTGTCCGCCGAGGCCGCCGCGGCCGGCGGCTACTGCAAGGCGCTCATGGGCAACCACGAGCTGCTGCTGCTCGGCGCCAAGCGGTTCGGCGACACCCCCGTCAACTCCGGCGCCGGCACCGCCACCTTCCAGGCCGCCTGGCTGCTCAACGGCGGCCAGAAGACCGACATGGACCGCCTCCAGGACCACCACCTGCAGTGGATGTCCCGCCTGGACGCCGTCGAGGAGGTCGACGGCCACCTGCTCGTGCACTCCGACACCACCGCCTACCTCGACTACGGCCGCTCCATCGAAGAGGTCAACGACACCGTCCGCGAGACGCTCACGCGCAACGACGCGGACGAGGTCTGGGACCTGTTCCGCAAGTTCACCAAGCGGTTCTCCTTCCGCGACGAGGGCGGCGCGGACGCCGTGCGCTCCCTGCTCGATACGTACGGGGGCACCCGTATCGTTCACGGCCACAGCCCGATTCCGTATCTGGTGGGCGAAGTCGGCTCCGAGGACGACGAGGACAGCGGCGCCCCCGTGATCGAGGGACCGCACGTCTACGCCGACGGTCTCGCCATCGCGATGGACGGCGGCGTGACCATGGCCGGAAAGCTGCTGGTCCAGCAACTGCCCCTGGGAACGTGA